From the Streptomyces sp. NBC_01216 genome, the window CGAACCAGTTCGTTCTCCTGGAGGCATTCGCCGACGCCGAGGCCGGCGCGGCGCACGTCGCCTCCGCGCATTTCGAGGAGGGTCTCCGGACGATGGGCGAGGCGATCGCCGTCACTCCCGAGATCATCAACGCCGAGGTGCCCCAGCAGGGCTGGGGTCCGATGGGTGAACTCGCCCGCTGACCGCTGACCGCTGACCGCTGGTCGCCCGGCGTCCGCCCCCGCGCCTTCGTCCGGCGCCGCGCGGGCCCCTCCG encodes:
- a CDS encoding putative quinol monooxygenase, whose translation is MIFIAVRFTARPEYADSWLDRVADFTRATREEPGNLFFDWSRSVDDPNQFVLLEAFADAEAGAAHVASAHFEEGLRTMGEAIAVTPEIINAEVPQQGWGPMGELAR